The genomic segment CCCACTTACTGTAAACCAGCAAGTTGTTGCTGGTGCGGGCGCTGGAGTTGctgtttcttttcttgcttGTCCCACTGAATTGATAAAGTGCAGGTCAGTGCAATCTTCCTTCACCCTCACTACCATTCCCGACCTTGCAACCTGATTTTCTAATTTCTTGAACTGCTGCATTATTTTGCAAAGCCTTCACATTTTTGTTTATACCTTTGTGCTGAGCTTTTTGCCTAATTGTATTGTATTACTTATAACTCATTGGATCTGACTGTGCTATGTATCTTGAGAACTCGATGGTTTTAGGAAGTTTCTGCCTTACCTTTCATGTCCTGAATTCTTCTAAATTGCACAGTAAAAATGTACATGTTTTCCTTTACCCTTGAGGAAGTAGTGCTTTTCTGGTTCACCCCTGACAttttaagtatatatatatagtctccAAAATTATCAGGCAAGGGGAAAATCATATTGTGAATACTCTTAAACAACCGGAACACAATCCTCTCTCTCATTTCTCCAATAACTAGGCGGTGGTTATGCCAGTATTTTTTAAGTATCTCTCAATCCTGGCAACTAATAGTTTTAActtcttcattttccatctGTTTCTATCCTATTTTTGGTTAAATACCTGGCAGATCTTTGAAATCTACCCCCTAATTGATTGGGTCTTCCTGGTGGGAACAGGTTGCAAGCACAAAGTGCATTGGCAAGTTCAGACTCAGCAGTGGTGGCAGTGAAGTATGGAGGGCCAATGGATGTGGCCAGGCATGTTCTCAAATCAGGTGGTGTGAGGGGTCTCTTCAAGGGCTTGGTTCCTACTATGGCACGTGAAATTCCTGGAAATGCTGCTATGTTTGGTGTCTATGAATTGTTGAAGCAGTCCTTTGCAGGAGGCCAGGATACTTCTCATTTGGGAAGGGGCTCTTTGATTGTGGCCGGTGGCTTAGCTGGCGCTTCCTTTTGGGCATCTGTCTACCCCACTGATGTCGTCAAAAGTGTCATTCAGGTTGATGATTACAAAAATCCCAAGTTCTCGGGCTCCATCGATGCTTTTAGGAAGATCCTGGCGTCTGAAGGTATCAAAGGCTTGTACAAGGGTTTTGGCCCTGCCATGGCTCGAAGTGTCCCTGCAAATGCAGCCTGCTTCTTGGCATATGAGGTGACAAGGTCTAGCCTGGGGTGATTGGCTCCATCGGTTGCCTGGCAGATATCTGGATTATCTTCACCGTTGTTATCATATTGCTTATCTCTCTAAGTCGTCATCAATCATTGAATCAAAGAGCTCTTCCAAGTAATTGTTTAGCAATATGATAACAGGTTATTTGTCAAAAGAACATGCTAttcatccttcaaaattcaTGTACTCGGGTGATGGAAGAAACACTTGCCAGTTACCATCAATTTAACATGCAATAGTTGCCTCTCTTTTTCTTGCTGAAAATCTCAGGTTCTGATTCTCAGGAGAAAAGTACAAGGCAGGACAAAGCCTCAATCATCATGGTCAGTCAGATCAGTAGCCTCAATCAACAATTCTGCCAACGATGGGGATAAAAATTTCACTCCAATGAAAACAAATGAAACTAGCTGCTTTGGCTTACTGTAATCATCCATAACAAGTTAGTTCTTTTTAAGGTGCAGTCACCCTTGGTTCTAAGGACAGGAAATGTGCCCAATGGCTCTgtttaagaaaatcaattaacctACCTGTTCTTATGCGAGGTCTGAATTTCTAGGTTGCAAGGATCTTCTTACATGTTGTGAAATTGGATCCTACATGCGTCGGCTCGTGTGTGACGTCCTTATCACTGAAATATCTCAAATTATACTTGGGGATGACAATTGTACTTATTTCATGGGAATCCATCTCCATTTGCTTCAATGGAGGCGGCGGCTATAGacgaatttttgtttttgtgcataTGAAGGTAaagcaaaataattatattttttcgtATAAATTATGGTCTTATGAACAGATCTATTGTTatgttatttgaattaaaataactatataACACATAAACCTATTTAATCCAactgttattttaaatttgaaatattttttatacttatattaaattcaatttaaaatccctaaaaaataacttatttctatgcttctataaaaatattcataattgTTATAATTCATTCGAACTctatttttcaatgtattttcaaaaatataaacattttcaaaaaaaaatattattgatgcatTCCAGTCAATTTTCGATtatttactgattttttttggcACATTtggcttattttattttgtgtgacaagtttttataaaataaaaaacatttgggAGTGGATAATAACAAAGCGAAAAGGAGGGACCAATATAGTGGAGGGTATTATGgaagataataaataaagagGATTCATAAAGTAgatattcaaacaaaaaaaaatggaaaaaattgtaATTGACCTGGGTTGCATGAAAAATGTTTTACcaagatatttaaaaattcactaattatgttcaagaaggaaagaaaaatatcttGCA from the Populus nigra chromosome 1, ddPopNigr1.1, whole genome shotgun sequence genome contains:
- the LOC133674698 gene encoding mitochondrial carnitine/acylcarnitine carrier-like protein, which gives rise to MGEVAKDLTAGTVGGAAQLLVGHPFDTIKVKLQSQPAPLPGQAPKYAGAVDAVKQTLAAEGPRGLYKGMGAPFATVAAFNAVLFSVRGQMEALLRSEPGAPLTVNQQVVAGAGAGVAVSFLACPTELIKCRLQAQSALASSDSAVVAVKYGGPMDVARHVLKSGGVRGLFKGLVPTMAREIPGNAAMFGVYELLKQSFAGGQDTSHLGRGSLIVAGGLAGASFWASVYPTDVVKSVIQVDDYKNPKFSGSIDAFRKILASEGIKGLYKGFGPAMARSVPANAACFLAYEVTRSSLG